A part of Methanomassiliicoccales archaeon genomic DNA contains:
- a CDS encoding 30S ribosomal protein S3ae, protein MATDNKKAAKPAARKVKDKWKAKEWYKLYAPKMFNQVLLGETPSSDPANLLNRGVDATVHDLTGDFSKMHVLLKFKVSEVRGFDAHTVFVGQDLTSDYIRRLTRRKRTKTDHVIDVRTKDGYLLRIKPMSITEKRIQSSQETAVRTLMTEELNRMGAEMALSDMVKSIITGEMAKRLSTVSKVIVPIKRVEIRKTEVLEMGVGGQDTPIVSQVEEVTEETVEATEPSTEATATESEVIEEPSEEKEQ, encoded by the coding sequence ATGGCTACCGATAACAAAAAGGCTGCAAAGCCCGCCGCGAGGAAGGTCAAGGACAAGTGGAAGGCGAAGGAGTGGTACAAGCTCTATGCCCCTAAGATGTTCAATCAGGTCCTTCTCGGCGAGACCCCGAGCTCGGACCCCGCGAACCTTTTGAACCGTGGGGTCGATGCAACGGTCCACGACCTCACTGGCGACTTTTCCAAGATGCACGTCCTCCTGAAGTTCAAGGTCAGCGAGGTTCGCGGTTTCGATGCCCACACCGTGTTCGTTGGCCAGGACCTGACGAGCGATTACATCCGCCGCCTGACAAGGAGGAAGAGGACCAAGACCGACCATGTCATAGATGTGCGCACGAAGGACGGATACCTTCTGAGGATAAAGCCGATGAGCATTACCGAGAAGAGAATCCAATCCTCTCAGGAGACGGCTGTACGCACGCTCATGACCGAAGAGCTGAACCGCATGGGCGCTGAGATGGCTCTCTCGGATATGGTAAAGAGCATCATAACAGGAGAGATGGCCAAGAGGCTATCCACTGTCAGCAAGGTCATAGTGCCGATAAAGAGGGTGGAGATCCGCAAGACCGAGGTGCTCGAGATGGGCGTGGGCGGTCAGGACACCCCCATCGTCTCGCAGGTCGAGGAGGTCACCGAGGAGACCGTCGAGGCAACAGAGCCTTCTACCGAGGCGACCGCGACAGAGTCAGAGGTCATCGAGGAACCATCCGAAGAGAAGGAGCAGTGA
- a CDS encoding GTP-binding protein, whose product MQKRKFIKKVSLLGEGAVGKTSLVRRYVLDVFSDDYLQTFGAKVTKKVTVVDDIELTMMIWDILGQKSQVSLHSTYYSGSNGAFVVCDVTRPETLDRLADWIKDLNDVVGDIPIIPLANKKDLPITVSEQKMKEIESLVGNPFIFTSAKTGEGVNEAFAMMAKKMVGGC is encoded by the coding sequence ATGCAGAAGCGCAAGTTCATCAAGAAGGTCAGCCTCCTTGGCGAGGGCGCTGTCGGCAAGACAAGCCTTGTCAGGAGATATGTATTAGATGTATTCTCAGATGATTATCTGCAGACCTTCGGTGCCAAGGTCACTAAGAAGGTGACCGTGGTGGACGACATCGAGCTGACGATGATGATCTGGGATATCCTAGGTCAAAAATCGCAGGTCTCGTTGCATTCAACTTATTATTCTGGGAGCAATGGGGCCTTCGTCGTCTGCGATGTGACCAGGCCCGAGACCCTAGATAGGCTCGCAGATTGGATAAAGGACCTTAATGACGTGGTCGGGGACATACCGATAATTCCCTTGGCGAACAAGAAAGACCTTCCGATCACCGTCTCAGAGCAGAAAATGAAAGAGATCGAATCGCTCGTCGGGAACCCGTTCATATTTACGAGCGCCAAGACAGGTGAGGGGGTCAACGAGGCCTTCGCCATGATGGCAAAGAAGATGGTAGGTGGCTGTTGA
- the hdrC gene encoding CoB--CoM heterodisulfide reductase subunit C encodes MSNIREPDMAFAEAVKKAGGKTLDLCYQCGTCTASCPSGRRTAFRTRQLIRKAQLGLKDDILGSDELWMCTTCYSCVERCPRDVEIVDIILLMRNMAVQKGYMAEAHKKIGASLMKVGATVPFGDDMRKLRADMGLPANPPTTAGNEKAMEDFRKIMRRTGFDKLLGGN; translated from the coding sequence ATGTCAAATATTAGGGAACCTGACATGGCATTTGCCGAGGCGGTCAAGAAGGCCGGCGGCAAGACGCTAGACCTCTGCTACCAGTGCGGGACCTGCACGGCATCCTGCCCTTCGGGGAGAAGGACGGCGTTCAGGACAAGGCAGCTGATCCGCAAGGCCCAGCTCGGATTGAAAGATGACATTCTCGGAAGCGACGAGCTGTGGATGTGCACGACCTGTTATTCCTGTGTCGAGCGCTGCCCGAGGGACGTCGAGATCGTCGACATCATATTGCTGATGAGGAACATGGCCGTCCAGAAGGGATACATGGCGGAGGCCCATAAGAAGATCGGTGCCTCCTTGATGAAGGTCGGAGCGACCGTGCCCTTCGGCGATGACATGAGGAAGCTACGGGCCGACATGGGCCTTCCAGCCAACCCGCCGACCACTGCTGGTAATGAGAAGGCCATGGAGGACTTCCGCAAGATTATGAGGAGAACCGGATTCGACAAGCTCTTAGGAGGGAACTAA
- a CDS encoding LysR family transcriptional regulator, whose amino-acid sequence MKLEPAVALVVNDRSLTTHQLEVIEAIYETGSQKAAAKRLGISTPVLHRYLHQVEAKVGMELVRAGPKGTVLNSTGEEIAKEFIALKAKLRQTGKVVVGCTVITEELVLSALSSVIGPEDYDLIISTDERNMRDFKARMMDLVVLDDPLYAYDMDDILWEEVAEDRMLHVERGLAYGVYQFGAQRIGFRYLDTKGVQYRLERKEHSLSSLIRSNMSFFVNESLAMRKGLDLKSSTDPDLLKHKILAVYWSESPKINMLLREMSKRTLRN is encoded by the coding sequence GTGAAGCTGGAACCGGCCGTCGCGCTCGTAGTCAACGACAGGTCCCTGACCACCCATCAGCTCGAGGTCATCGAGGCCATATACGAGACCGGCAGCCAGAAGGCCGCGGCAAAGAGATTGGGCATCTCGACGCCAGTGCTGCACAGATATCTACATCAGGTCGAGGCGAAGGTGGGGATGGAGCTTGTCAGGGCAGGGCCCAAAGGGACGGTGCTGAATTCTACCGGGGAGGAGATCGCTAAAGAGTTCATCGCGCTCAAGGCAAAGCTGAGGCAAACTGGCAAGGTCGTTGTCGGCTGCACCGTCATCACAGAGGAGCTGGTCCTGTCCGCCCTTTCCTCGGTCATCGGGCCAGAGGACTATGACCTCATCATATCGACCGATGAAAGGAACATGAGGGACTTCAAGGCCAGGATGATGGACCTGGTGGTGCTCGACGACCCTCTTTATGCTTATGACATGGACGATATTCTTTGGGAAGAGGTCGCCGAGGACCGCATGCTACATGTGGAAAGGGGCCTGGCCTATGGGGTATATCAGTTCGGCGCACAGCGCATCGGTTTCAGGTACCTGGACACAAAAGGTGTGCAATATCGCTTGGAGAGGAAGGAGCACTCCCTATCATCATTGATCAGGTCCAACATGAGCTTTTTCGTCAATGAGAGCCTTGCCATGAGGAAAGGCCTGGACCTCAAGAGTTCGACAGACCCCGACCTTCTGAAGCATAAGATCTTGGCCGTCTATTGGTCAGAATCCCCCAAGATTAATATGCTGTTGAGGGAGATGTCAAAACGGACACTTCGAAATTGA
- a CDS encoding DUF749 family protein, protein MHKAHLVGVYNHAELPEELQGFVRFQAHREKYDPKNEDKVAVLQIVGTTSYYPIFIDKIESLAPVEKGLKEIDAELDEVSRVSLDRVLQEKHK, encoded by the coding sequence TTGCACAAAGCTCATCTGGTCGGGGTCTACAATCACGCTGAGCTTCCTGAGGAGCTGCAAGGCTTCGTCAGGTTCCAAGCCCATCGGGAGAAGTATGATCCTAAGAACGAGGACAAGGTCGCCGTTCTTCAGATAGTCGGCACCACCTCCTATTATCCTATTTTTATAGACAAGATCGAGAGCCTGGCCCCGGTTGAAAAAGGTCTGAAGGAGATAGACGCAGAGCTGGATGAGGTCTCACGGGTCTCGTTGGACCGCGTCCTTCAGGAAAAACATAAATAA
- a CDS encoding insulinase family protein, translating to MEKITIHQTDGGIPVISERTPYFRSAAISVNVLVGSRDEDKEKCGIAHLLEHIMFKGTKDQSAKQIADMIEGAGGELNGFTTKELTSYHVFSLDETIDVAEGLLTDMMLHALIDDEHVDLEKSVVTQEISMLEDEPEEFAGVLLDRTAWRGHPMSYPEAGNIEGVRSITPDDLRAFYERHYRRPNVFIVACGNIDVGQVNRWASMSFDGIPRSKDVRKRTPPRFHSSINVFPKEGEQVYVDMGFPSYAASHENRHAASLAAIILGAGTSSRLYQRIREEEGLVYQIHMFPQTYSDCGLIETYFSSSVENAEKVVNLFAEEIREFKTEGLNRGELERAKRWVKGMFVRKLESSENRMYWLAESYTLTGKVKTITEMIEEFNKVTEEAVLQAADDLMKVSKFCVALHGPEKECKQLAMKMKGMDF from the coding sequence ATGGAAAAGATAACTATCCATCAAACTGACGGTGGTATCCCTGTAATATCTGAGAGGACGCCATATTTCAGATCGGCAGCGATCTCCGTCAACGTCCTTGTGGGATCGAGGGACGAGGATAAGGAAAAATGCGGGATAGCGCACCTTTTGGAGCACATAATGTTCAAGGGGACCAAGGACCAAAGCGCCAAGCAGATAGCTGATATGATCGAGGGCGCGGGCGGCGAGCTGAACGGCTTTACCACGAAGGAGCTCACATCATATCATGTATTCTCATTGGACGAGACTATAGATGTCGCGGAGGGCCTGCTCACCGACATGATGCTCCACGCCTTGATCGATGATGAGCATGTCGATCTTGAGAAAAGTGTGGTCACGCAGGAGATCAGCATGTTGGAGGACGAACCAGAGGAGTTCGCAGGCGTCCTCCTTGACCGAACGGCATGGCGCGGGCATCCTATGTCATATCCTGAGGCAGGGAACATAGAAGGGGTCAGGTCCATCACTCCAGACGATCTTCGCGCCTTTTATGAAAGGCATTATCGAAGGCCAAACGTCTTCATCGTCGCATGCGGGAACATTGATGTTGGTCAGGTGAACAGATGGGCATCAATGAGCTTTGACGGCATCCCCCGGTCAAAGGACGTCAGGAAAAGGACCCCTCCGAGGTTCCATTCCTCAATAAACGTTTTCCCTAAGGAAGGGGAGCAGGTATATGTTGATATGGGGTTCCCATCTTACGCCGCAAGCCATGAGAACAGGCATGCCGCCTCGCTCGCAGCCATCATATTAGGGGCCGGCACGAGCTCAAGATTATATCAGCGTATAAGAGAGGAAGAGGGGCTGGTCTATCAGATCCATATGTTCCCGCAGACATACAGTGATTGTGGTCTTATAGAGACCTACTTCTCATCATCTGTCGAGAATGCGGAGAAGGTTGTGAACCTTTTCGCAGAGGAGATCAGGGAGTTCAAGACCGAAGGTCTGAACCGTGGCGAGCTTGAAAGGGCCAAGCGATGGGTCAAAGGCATGTTCGTAAGGAAGCTGGAGAGCTCAGAGAACAGGATGTATTGGCTTGCAGAGAGCTACACCCTCACCGGTAAGGTGAAGACAATAACCGAGATGATAGAGGAGTTCAACAAGGTGACAGAAGAAGCGGTGCTCCAGGCCGCCGATGACCTGATGAAGGTCAGCAAATTCTGCGTGGCGCTACATGGGCCAGAGAAAGAATGTAAACAGCTGGCAATGAAGATGAAAGGGATGGACTTCTAA
- a CDS encoding DUF835 domain-containing protein, which yields MERKARPFFVMPGSALRDLREELDLIEGATSPETLERFGYRCGVGLVRTLGIDCDGIDGLKDVLKQIWSETGLSRIEIDLITESEMVITFGESVEANNGHTCDFTRGYLTGIISTLVKRRYDSKEVSCMSDGALRCVHILTPSVAFPDDEPKMTFRPEKKHILVDGNSYLMQMDDTAQAYEIFLEQVSLGRRGMIIAREYPEKIKKKYGIDHIPFLWLSFEREKKYTREPTNIPLIYSEVKNFLDTTPKAIVLLSGIEYLISQNNFVKVLKFVQLLNENVSTTDGILLLPISPNTMNQKEVALLERELKSV from the coding sequence ATGGAGAGGAAGGCCCGTCCGTTCTTTGTCATGCCCGGTTCTGCCCTGAGGGACCTCAGGGAAGAGCTGGACCTCATTGAGGGTGCCACGTCGCCTGAGACGCTCGAACGGTTCGGTTACAGGTGCGGTGTGGGTCTGGTAAGGACCTTGGGAATCGATTGTGATGGCATCGACGGCTTAAAGGACGTCCTGAAGCAGATATGGTCCGAGACCGGGCTCAGCAGGATAGAGATCGACCTCATCACCGAGAGCGAGATGGTCATTACCTTCGGGGAATCTGTCGAGGCGAACAACGGCCACACCTGCGACTTCACAAGAGGGTACCTCACTGGTATCATTTCAACGCTGGTCAAGAGGCGCTACGATTCCAAGGAGGTCTCTTGCATGTCCGATGGAGCGTTACGTTGCGTGCACATCCTGACACCCTCGGTGGCTTTCCCGGACGATGAGCCGAAGATGACCTTCCGTCCAGAAAAGAAGCATATCCTCGTCGACGGTAATTCGTACCTTATGCAGATGGACGACACCGCACAGGCCTACGAGATATTCCTTGAGCAGGTGTCATTGGGACGGAGAGGGATGATCATAGCCAGAGAGTACCCGGAGAAGATCAAGAAGAAGTATGGCATCGACCACATACCGTTCCTTTGGCTGTCCTTCGAGAGAGAGAAGAAATATACAAGGGAGCCCACCAACATACCGCTCATCTACAGCGAGGTCAAGAACTTCCTTGATACCACGCCTAAGGCCATCGTCCTATTGAGCGGGATCGAGTACCTCATAAGCCAGAACAACTTTGTCAAGGTGCTGAAGTTCGTTCAGCTGCTTAACGAGAACGTCTCGACAACGGATGGGATCCTTCTCCTGCCTATAAGCCCCAATACGATGAACCAGAAGGAGGTCGCCCTTCTGGAGAGAGAGCTGAAGAGCGTCTGA
- a CDS encoding phosphoadenosine phosphosulfate reductase family protein: MNQRLHGKAMFHWCDVCNTLLLEDTCSKCRTKGREFLVSLPGDIRPALRRGHEVVSSLFMHHFGTDHFLRGKLIFLNKIAGEDRSDEIVVDGHVVAAMRFDLKENDFFLELRAPGSAFVRPTATKGLVRASRTEGHLKGKKLDAKDLIEVKGDFEAGDPLVVVVGNMICSGVAKVSSDRLASSEKGVLVRDIAPQGLSPSGKRTGRDDFVASNKDHLEKMESKAVSDIRSFIGNKRKPVSVSFSGGKDSLAAYGLLKRAHEDFDMIFIDTGIEFPETVRYVNRFAEAEHGRLNVAKAGNAFWEQVGQFGPPAKDFRWCCKVCKLGPVTDLIQAKYPQGTITVEGNRALESFSRSKIGFVESNPFVPNQTILNPIKDWNAAEVWAFIWWKGLEFNPLYEEDFERIGCYLCASCLGSEWKETARIDPELYVKWDEHLRKWAKTIGTSEDYAKYGLWRWKVLPPKMQRLAEEVGLKVPQMRTDRLDLKTTRGLSLCLTGGYSMEGVLTLPRKRDFTRVAESLKTVGKVKHSPEFEIAMVKDKECTLKVFGGGQIVATGPTSEKTQRFFERGVKALLKAQLCTRCGICVKQCRQRAIRIEDSPVIDQERCVQCGRCDEACVVAHYYDKLVTKSGAQGHTS, encoded by the coding sequence ATGAACCAAAGGCTGCACGGCAAAGCGATGTTCCATTGGTGCGACGTCTGTAACACCTTGCTGCTGGAGGACACATGCTCGAAGTGCAGGACCAAGGGAAGGGAGTTCCTGGTCTCTCTTCCAGGGGACATAAGGCCTGCCCTGAGGCGGGGCCATGAGGTCGTTTCCTCTTTGTTCATGCACCACTTCGGGACCGACCATTTCCTGAGGGGAAAGCTGATCTTTCTGAACAAGATAGCCGGGGAGGACCGTTCTGACGAGATAGTGGTGGACGGTCATGTGGTCGCTGCCATGCGGTTCGACCTCAAGGAGAACGATTTCTTCCTGGAGCTCAGGGCACCAGGCTCGGCCTTTGTGAGGCCTACGGCCACGAAAGGTTTGGTGAGGGCTTCAAGGACCGAGGGCCATCTGAAGGGCAAGAAGCTCGACGCTAAGGACCTCATTGAGGTCAAAGGTGATTTCGAAGCAGGGGACCCGTTGGTGGTCGTCGTTGGAAATATGATATGCTCGGGCGTGGCGAAGGTATCGAGCGACAGGCTGGCATCATCTGAGAAGGGAGTCCTGGTGAGGGATATCGCCCCACAAGGCCTGTCCCCATCCGGAAAGAGAACCGGAAGGGACGATTTCGTTGCTTCGAACAAGGACCATCTTGAGAAGATGGAATCAAAGGCAGTGAGCGACATCAGATCGTTCATCGGCAACAAGAGGAAGCCCGTCTCCGTCTCGTTCAGCGGAGGGAAGGACTCCCTCGCGGCCTATGGCCTTCTGAAGAGGGCCCATGAGGATTTTGATATGATATTCATAGACACTGGTATAGAGTTCCCTGAGACAGTGCGTTACGTCAACAGGTTCGCGGAGGCGGAACATGGACGGCTCAACGTGGCGAAGGCAGGCAATGCGTTCTGGGAACAGGTCGGGCAGTTCGGGCCCCCGGCCAAGGATTTCCGTTGGTGCTGCAAGGTGTGCAAGCTGGGCCCGGTGACGGACCTCATCCAGGCAAAGTACCCACAGGGTACTATCACCGTCGAGGGGAACCGCGCCCTGGAATCGTTCAGCAGGTCAAAGATAGGTTTTGTCGAGAGCAACCCGTTCGTTCCGAACCAGACGATATTGAATCCCATCAAGGATTGGAATGCGGCCGAGGTCTGGGCGTTCATCTGGTGGAAAGGCCTCGAGTTCAATCCGCTCTATGAGGAGGACTTCGAGCGCATAGGATGTTATCTGTGCGCCTCCTGCCTGGGCTCTGAATGGAAAGAGACTGCGAGGATAGATCCAGAGCTCTATGTCAAATGGGATGAACACCTCAGGAAATGGGCGAAGACCATAGGGACGAGCGAGGATTACGCGAAGTACGGTCTCTGGAGGTGGAAGGTGTTGCCACCTAAGATGCAGAGATTGGCCGAGGAGGTCGGTCTGAAGGTACCTCAGATGCGCACGGACCGCTTGGACCTTAAGACCACAAGGGGCCTTTCTCTCTGCCTCACTGGAGGTTATTCGATGGAGGGCGTCCTTACTCTCCCAAGGAAGAGGGACTTCACAAGGGTCGCAGAGTCTCTTAAGACAGTAGGCAAGGTCAAGCACTCCCCAGAGTTCGAGATCGCGATGGTGAAGGACAAAGAATGCACTCTCAAGGTGTTCGGAGGAGGGCAGATCGTCGCCACAGGGCCGACATCTGAGAAGACCCAGAGGTTCTTCGAGAGGGGGGTGAAGGCGCTCCTCAAGGCCCAGCTCTGCACGCGCTGCGGCATCTGTGTGAAGCAGTGCAGGCAGAGGGCGATAAGGATCGAGGACAGCCCCGTCATCGATCAGGAGAGATGCGTCCAGTGCGGCAGATGCGACGAGGCGTGCGTCGTCGCTCACTACTACGATAAACTGGTGACGAAGAGCGGGGCACAGGGTCACACATCTTAA
- a CDS encoding hydrogenase maturation protease, translated as MKAPVLVLGIGSPFVTDDALGFRVVNELRKMDVRGVDLEEASVSGLDLIEVMLDHERVIVVDAILTGAFPPGKVMVLGEDSLEATVHGVNPHEVNIGTTIALGRQLEPQRFPKEVVFVAVEVNDVWTVSDRMTPEVESAIPEAVQTVLDLVEGKEV; from the coding sequence ATGAAGGCCCCGGTCCTAGTCCTTGGAATAGGCAGCCCGTTCGTGACCGATGACGCCCTCGGGTTCCGAGTGGTGAATGAGCTCAGGAAGATGGATGTCCGCGGCGTCGACCTCGAAGAAGCGAGCGTCAGCGGGCTGGACCTGATCGAGGTCATGTTGGACCATGAAAGGGTCATCGTTGTAGATGCGATCCTTACCGGGGCCTTTCCGCCTGGTAAGGTCATGGTCCTTGGCGAGGACAGTCTTGAGGCGACGGTGCACGGTGTGAACCCTCACGAGGTGAACATCGGTACCACCATAGCCTTAGGAAGACAATTGGAACCGCAACGTTTCCCTAAGGAGGTCGTTTTCGTCGCCGTCGAGGTCAATGACGTTTGGACCGTGAGCGACAGGATGACGCCCGAGGTGGAGTCTGCCATCCCGGAGGCGGTACAGACCGTCCTGGACCTTGTAGAGGGAAAGGAGGTCTGA
- a CDS encoding site-2 protease family protein — translation MRLNGVDVIQIPDGYGRVSFGRDEVRQIIISVIAMTAIFTILFYGTVVSWPDVGTYDGLMITVAISATAVILGFLIHELGHKAVAQRYGAWAEFRMYPMGFLLGFITAFLGFLFVAPGAVYIQGQITKKQYGQISLMGPMTNIIIGTVFLAIWLVIGSDSTLGLALNMLAVLSLFLAIFNLLPIPPLDGSKVVKWNIPVYIVVVIVTAILLMVAWEIITL, via the coding sequence ATGAGATTGAACGGAGTAGACGTCATTCAGATACCAGATGGTTATGGGAGGGTCAGCTTCGGCCGGGATGAGGTGAGGCAGATAATAATTTCTGTGATTGCGATGACCGCGATCTTCACCATCTTGTTCTATGGTACGGTCGTATCGTGGCCCGACGTCGGGACATACGATGGTCTCATGATAACCGTTGCGATCTCGGCGACGGCGGTGATTTTAGGGTTCCTCATCCACGAGCTCGGCCACAAGGCCGTCGCGCAAAGATATGGCGCCTGGGCGGAGTTCAGGATGTATCCCATGGGCTTTCTGCTAGGTTTCATCACCGCGTTCCTCGGTTTCCTCTTTGTGGCCCCGGGAGCTGTATATATCCAAGGCCAGATCACCAAGAAACAGTACGGTCAGATAAGCCTCATGGGGCCGATGACCAACATCATCATCGGGACAGTTTTCCTTGCCATCTGGCTGGTGATAGGTTCTGATAGCACGCTCGGGCTTGCCCTTAACATGCTGGCCGTCCTCAGCCTGTTCTTGGCGATATTCAACCTGCTACCGATACCTCCTTTGGACGGTTCGAAGGTCGTGAAATGGAACATACCGGTCTACATCGTGGTCGTCATCGTTACGGCCATATTGCTGATGGTGGCCTGGGAGATCATAACGCTCTGA
- a CDS encoding proteasome assembly chaperone family protein: protein MGAHIVDYGGMFLHEFKDAHLSNCILVVAFPSIGLVSSIAANYMVRTMKLERIATIVSDDFPPYAILQDGIPTHPVRIYAGKRSCDGLGGERCDQIVVILAEFMPKPELIRRLADVIIEWGKHKGVDYIVTLEGINAPGDEVQPLGIGTSQRTREIMDSYQIRAMQEGMVTGISGMLLAEGERLNTDVICLLGPAKAEIPDARGAAKLLEIIGKMLPELKIDPVPLLKEAESIEEGMKAAIESMKQPKKPADTSFLYG from the coding sequence ATGGGCGCGCACATTGTGGATTATGGCGGGATGTTCCTGCATGAGTTCAAGGACGCTCATCTGTCGAATTGCATCTTGGTCGTGGCATTTCCAAGCATCGGACTTGTCAGCTCCATCGCCGCGAATTACATGGTCCGGACCATGAAACTTGAAAGGATTGCGACCATAGTTTCAGATGATTTCCCGCCCTATGCGATCTTGCAGGACGGCATACCGACGCATCCAGTAAGGATCTATGCAGGGAAGAGGTCCTGCGATGGGCTGGGGGGTGAAAGATGCGATCAGATAGTCGTAATACTTGCTGAGTTCATGCCAAAACCTGAGCTCATCAGGAGGCTCGCTGATGTTATAATCGAATGGGGGAAACACAAGGGCGTCGATTATATCGTAACGTTGGAAGGTATCAACGCTCCTGGGGATGAGGTACAGCCGCTTGGTATCGGCACCTCACAAAGGACCAGGGAGATAATGGATAGTTACCAGATAAGAGCGATGCAAGAGGGCATGGTCACTGGGATATCTGGTATGTTATTGGCCGAGGGCGAGAGGCTCAACACCGATGTGATCTGTCTCCTGGGGCCTGCCAAGGCCGAGATACCTGACGCAAGGGGGGCGGCGAAGCTCCTGGAGATAATCGGCAAGATGCTGCCCGAGCTGAAGATCGACCCAGTTCCGCTGCTGAAGGAGGCTGAGTCCATAGAGGAGGGGATGAAGGCCGCGATCGAGAGCATGAAGCAGCCGAAGAAGCCTGCGGACACGTCCTTCCTATATGGGTGA
- the hdrB gene encoding CoB--CoM heterodisulfide reductase subunit B — translation MGQKYGFFLGCIAPLRYPGIEKATRTIFKELGYDLVDLEGAGCCPAPGVVRSFDEATWLALGARNLAIAEKQGVDIMTICNGCYGSLYDVAHMLHEDHAKLKKVNEILAEVGLHYSGKTKVRHFAEVLYNEVGAEKVKSKVKNPLALNVAAHYGCHFVRPSKIKHIDDPERPHILDELIEWTGAKSLNYKDKQMCCGSGGGVRSRNAALAAEFTAEKLKNIKAAGANYIIDVCPFCHLQFDRSQMDIKGYDIPVVHLAQLYGLAFGMPKNELGLEAHQVKVNF, via the coding sequence ATGGGACAGAAATACGGATTCTTCCTCGGATGCATCGCACCGCTCAGATACCCTGGTATCGAGAAGGCCACCAGGACGATATTCAAGGAGCTCGGTTACGACCTAGTGGACCTGGAAGGCGCCGGTTGCTGCCCTGCACCCGGTGTGGTCAGATCCTTCGATGAGGCAACCTGGCTGGCATTGGGCGCAAGGAACCTCGCCATCGCCGAGAAGCAGGGCGTCGACATCATGACGATATGCAACGGCTGCTATGGCTCGCTCTACGACGTGGCCCATATGCTGCATGAGGACCATGCAAAGCTGAAGAAGGTCAACGAGATCCTCGCCGAGGTAGGCCTGCACTACTCTGGTAAAACAAAGGTCCGCCACTTCGCAGAGGTGCTCTACAACGAGGTCGGAGCAGAGAAGGTCAAGTCGAAGGTCAAGAACCCGTTGGCATTGAATGTTGCGGCCCACTACGGCTGCCACTTCGTGAGGCCAAGCAAGATAAAGCACATCGATGACCCTGAGAGACCGCACATCCTCGATGAGCTCATCGAGTGGACCGGGGCCAAGAGCCTGAACTACAAGGACAAACAGATGTGCTGCGGCTCTGGTGGCGGTGTGAGGAGCAGGAACGCTGCCCTCGCGGCGGAGTTCACGGCCGAGAAGCTCAAGAACATAAAGGCGGCAGGGGCCAATTACATAATCGACGTCTGCCCGTTCTGCCACCTGCAGTTCGACAGGTCCCAGATGGACATAAAGGGATACGACATACCGGTCGTACATCTGGCGCAGCTGTATGGCCTCGCCTTTGGCATGCCAAAGAACGAGCTTGGTCTTGAGGCGCACCAGGTCAAGGTCAACTTCTGA
- a CDS encoding pyruvoyl-dependent arginine decarboxylase — protein MNLVPKKFFVTSGSAVSKVSDLNAFDQALMKAKIGELNLVSVSSILPIGARKVAPRELPMGAITHCVLAQMRGGEGEMISAGIAYATRKDGQGGYVAEGHMHGTKKALKEVLEWKMNEMANLRDVELNRINYAMEELSIPMDHYGTCLGALVFVEF, from the coding sequence ATGAACCTAGTCCCAAAGAAGTTCTTCGTCACGTCAGGATCCGCCGTGAGCAAGGTCTCTGACCTCAACGCGTTCGACCAGGCCTTGATGAAGGCCAAAATAGGTGAGCTCAATCTCGTCTCTGTCTCTTCTATCCTTCCGATCGGTGCAAGGAAGGTGGCCCCGCGAGAGCTGCCGATGGGCGCCATCACTCATTGCGTCCTCGCCCAGATGCGAGGGGGAGAGGGCGAGATGATCTCTGCAGGCATAGCCTATGCCACAAGGAAGGACGGACAAGGAGGGTACGTCGCCGAGGGCCACATGCACGGTACCAAAAAGGCATTGAAGGAGGTCCTGGAGTGGAAGATGAACGAGATGGCTAACCTACGCGATGTCGAGCTTAACAGGATCAATTATGCCATGGAGGAGCTATCGATCCCGATGGACCATTATGGCACATGCCTGGGCGCTTTGGTCTTCGTAGAGTTCTGA